One genomic region from Athalia rosae chromosome 3, iyAthRosa1.1, whole genome shotgun sequence encodes:
- the LOC105691710 gene encoding BMP-binding endothelial regulator protein, with translation MELLPLALAFLSSVRLTVGVSESIIGTRQTCDVEGEEVTVDKIPNSKCFSCICKNGFVECPQPECPSVEGCYMLLEAQDDDCCRRCKGCMHNGVHHPSGTEWRDSKDPCRILTCRAGVVTESKLRCHTPCSNPTPAAPGQCCPICTKCYVNGQKVAADRAVTTTEDPCLTCRCESGSLNCAKQACPVLHCPQSRMFTEPGNCCPQCRGNRRFLSPPKGACMLGQAIYPSGAHFTLDQCSKCSCYNGTIICTKETCPVLECALEYQTTHPGRCCPQCTQIEAIRASCSYGGRTYGDGESWKLDPCKSCVCTQGKPRCAMHMCPPLTVPCPPNSKLEHPPDQCCPRCVESDGVCTVFGDPHYRTFDGKFFSFQGTCKYQLAADCVNHTFSIRVTNDGRSTRSSAWTKMIAIKFADVKVNLGQKMRVKVNGTKVNVPYKLGNKLDINRTADSVLVTTNVGIKVLWDGISFLEVSASTSYRGKLCGLCGNFNLQHKDDFKTRNGKLLQDANQFGKSWMVGAKKLCARSRKEYPSHPVKKCRGRKDHRFCNRIRSEVFYPCHKKVNPAMYYKSCLTDMCECPMGRCYCESFTAYVHECQKLGVQLPHWRGPMRCPSAWSSAGLNAIGFRRDNSRRHLHHSGRQSLAMLH, from the exons AATGGTTTCGTAGAATGCCCCCAGCCAGAATGTCCGAGTGTTGAGGGCTGCTACATGCTACTGGAGGCACAAGATGACGACTGCTGTCGCCGTTGTAAAG GGTGCATGCACAACGGGGTTCACCATCCGTCAGGCACCGAATGGAGGGATTCCAAAGATCCTTGTAGAATTCTGACGTGTAGAGCAGGTGTTGTAACGGAATCAAAACTCCGTTGTCACACACCGTGTTCGAATCCGACTCCAGCTGCGCCAGGACAATGCTGTCCGATATGCACGA aATGTTACGTGAACGGTCAAAAAGTCGCGGCTGACAGAGCGGTGACGACAACCGAGGATCCTTGCTTGACTTGTCGCTGTGAATCAGGCAGTTTAAATTGCGCAAAACAAGCGTGTCCAGTTTTGCATTGTCCTCAATCCCGCATGTTCACGGAACCCGGCAATTGTTGCCCCCAATGCAGAG gaaaCAGAAGATTCCTGTCGCCTCCGAAAGGTGCCTGCATGTTGGGTCAGGCGATCTACCCCTCCGGAGCACATTTCACGCTCGATCAATGCTCAAAGTGCTCGTGTTATAACGGAACGATTATTTGCACCAAGGAAACATGCCCGGTATTGGAATGCGCTCTCGAATATCAGACCACACACCCGGGACGTTGTTGTCCCCAGTGCACGCAGATCGAGGCGATTCGAGCATCTTGCAGTTACGGCGGTCGAACTTACGGG GATGGCGAATCTTGGAAATTGGATCCTTGCAAATCTTGCGTTTGTACGCAAGGTAAGCCACGTTGCGCGATGCACATGTGCCCGCCGTTGACCGTTCCCTGTCCTCCGAATTCCAAGTTGGAACACCCTCCGGATCAGTGCTGTCCACGATGCGTCGAGA GCGACGGAGTTTGCACGGTTTTCGGGGATCCTCATTACCGTACGTTCGACGGAAAGTTCTTCAGCTTCCAAGGAACTTGCAAGTATCAATTGGCCGCTGATTGCGTCAACCACACCTTCAGCATACGAGTAACGAACGACGGTAGATCGACGAGATCTTCCGCTTGGACAAAGATGATAGCGATCAAG TTTGCGGACGTTAAGGTGAATCTGGGTCAAAAAATGCGCGTCAAAGTAAATGGTACCAAGGTCAACGTACCGTACAAACTGGGCAATAAATTGGACATAAACAGAACAGCGGACAGCGTGTTGGTGACGACGAACGTGGGCATCAAAGTCCTCTGGGATGGAATTAGTTTCCTCGAGGTATCGGCGTCCACATCGTACAGAGGTAAACTGTGCGGCTTGTGCGGTAATTTCAATCTCCAACACAAAGACGACTTCAAAACCCGAAACGGTAAACTTTTACAAGACGCTAACCAGTTCGGAAAATCTTGGATGGTCGGCGCTAAAAAATTGTGCGCGAGATCGCGCAAGGAGTATCCGTCGCACCCggtgaaaaaatgtcgagGCAGGAAGGATCACAG ATTTTGCAACCGGATAAGATCGGAGGTGTTTTACCCGTGTCACAAGAAGGTGAATCCGGCGATGTACTACAAATCATGTTTAACGGACATGTGCGAGTGTCCGATGGGCAGATGTTACTGCGAATCGTTTACGGCTTACGTCCACGAGTGCCAAAAATTAGGAGTACAATTGCCGCACTGGCGAGGACCTATGAGATGCCCGAGCGCCTGGTCGTCGGCTGGACTGAACGCGATTGGATTCAGAAGGGACAATTCGCGACGACATCTTCATCATTCGGGCAGGCAATCGCTCGCTATGCTTCATTAA